The bacterium nucleotide sequence TTTCAAGGCCTTCAACGACCACTACGGCTACGTGAAGGGCGACGCGGTCCTGACGATGCTGGCCGACCTGCTCACGAGCGAGGTCATGGCCTGCGACGACGCCTTCCTGGGCCACGTCGGCGGCGACGACTTCGTCGCCGTGTCGCGCCCGCAGGACGCCGACGGCCTCGCCGAGCGCATCGTCGTGGAGTTCGACCGGAACATCCTCGGGCAGTACGAGCCCGAGGACCGCCGCCGCGGCTACATCGAGCTGCCCGACCGCACGGGGCGGCTGCGCCGGTTCCCGCCGGTGTCGCTGACCGTCGCGGTCGTCGTCGAGCAGCAGGGGAACTTCGGCCACGTGGGCCGGCTCAACGCCGTGGCGGCGGAGCTGAAGAAGTACGGGAAATCCCTGCCCGGCAGCCAGATCATCCACGAGCGGCGCTTCCCGGTCGACGCGGCCGCGGCGCAGACCTCGCCGCCGGCGGACGGCCGCGACGAGGGCGAGGCGCCTTCGGCCCGGCGTCCGGAGCAGCCATGAACGACGTGCGCGTGCTGATCGTGGAGGACGAGCCCCACCTCGCGGGCCTGATGTCGCGCGCCTTCGCGCAGGAAGGCTGGCAGGCGGTCGTGGCCCGCAACGGCATCGAGGGCCTCAACCAGGTGGCCGCCTTCCGCCCCGACGTGATCGTGATGGATGTGATGATGCCCAAGCTC carries:
- a CDS encoding response regulator, which gives rise to MRETETILVVDDDQHLRTILKHVLEQGGFQVNLAEDGRQALACLQQELPDLVLLDVMMPGLDGFDVLRELRGRFRTHHLPVIMLTAKGETPQKVRGLEQGANDYLCKPFVPEELVLRVRNMLQLSRSQRDANPLTGLPGNRAIARELNRRLEAGQTFGFLYFDLDHFKAFNDHYGYVKGDAVLTMLADLLTSEVMACDDAFLGHVGGDDFVAVSRPQDADGLAERIVVEFDRNILGQYEPEDRRRGYIELPDRTGRLRRFPPVSLTVAVVVEQQGNFGHVGRLNAVAAELKKYGKSLPGSQIIHERRFPVDAAAAQTSPPADGRDEGEAPSARRPEQP